A genomic region of Rhodohalobacter sp. 614A contains the following coding sequences:
- a CDS encoding cytidylyltransferase domain-containing protein, with the protein MKVVTIIQARTTSSRLPNKVLLEIYGKSLLERVIDQCQKIKNSDEVWVVTSTHQNDDLVEVLCERKNVPCHRGSLEDVRGRFYHVAKKQNADIIVRVTADNPFTEPEIAEDLIDFLKENSDKYDYVRMQKPIIIEGSHSEVFTMDALEKSVNEYDDDRNREHVTPAMIEEMKMFETVPTNKDLVTEKPYFTGVDTFSDFKKATYLFQKFGEQDTLKHLIKEINKNGKAI; encoded by the coding sequence ATGAAAGTAGTTACAATTATTCAGGCAAGAACAACATCTTCACGACTCCCAAATAAAGTTTTGCTTGAAATTTATGGTAAATCACTTCTGGAAAGGGTGATTGACCAGTGCCAGAAAATCAAGAACAGTGATGAAGTTTGGGTGGTAACATCAACCCACCAGAATGATGATTTAGTGGAAGTATTGTGCGAGCGTAAAAATGTGCCGTGCCACAGAGGTTCTTTGGAAGATGTTCGCGGACGTTTCTATCATGTTGCGAAGAAACAGAATGCAGATATCATAGTAAGAGTAACAGCAGACAATCCATTTACAGAACCGGAAATAGCTGAAGATCTGATTGATTTTCTGAAGGAGAATTCAGATAAATACGATTATGTACGGATGCAGAAGCCAATAATTATTGAAGGTTCTCATAGTGAAGTTTTTACGATGGATGCATTGGAAAAGTCTGTAAATGAGTATGATGATGACCGAAATCGAGAGCATGTAACGCCCGCTATGATTGAGGAGATGAAAATGTTTGAAACGGTTCCTACCAACAAGGATTTAGTTACTGAAAAACCCTACTTTACAGGCGTGGATACTTTTTCGGATTTTAAAAAAGCAACCTACTTATTTCAAAAGTTTGGCGAACAAGACACTTTAAAACACTTAATCAAAGAAATAAACAAAAATGGAAAAGCAATTTAA
- a CDS encoding phytanoyl-CoA dioxygenase family protein → MEKQFNEDGFIVIKDFFDKELIEEIKSAIVSFDKWDIMRDKDAVFEGDESERDFKYIQNINYYVPKCHKVLTNKLFDKVAELLGEEIYFVNMEIHNKVPEKGTFTPAHQDNFYFQLSPPSSLTAYIPLEMHSADVNGGLKFLKGTNKLGTLNHKSSTVKAFSSLLELDNPEDYEEYKTDIGPGDIVFHHADTVHYADDNKSEHHRRSLSLRFNGVSAKIDPKIREQYKKNYKVNRERELEETN, encoded by the coding sequence ATGGAAAAGCAATTTAACGAGGACGGATTTATTGTTATTAAAGATTTCTTCGACAAAGAATTGATCGAGGAGATTAAAAGTGCCATTGTATCCTTCGATAAGTGGGATATAATGAGAGACAAAGATGCGGTTTTTGAAGGAGACGAGTCCGAAAGAGATTTTAAGTACATTCAAAACATCAATTACTATGTGCCAAAGTGCCACAAAGTGTTGACCAATAAATTGTTCGATAAAGTTGCTGAACTGCTGGGAGAGGAGATTTATTTCGTGAATATGGAAATTCACAATAAGGTTCCTGAAAAAGGAACATTTACGCCTGCTCATCAGGATAATTTTTACTTCCAGTTGTCGCCGCCCTCTTCATTAACGGCTTACATTCCATTAGAAATGCATAGTGCAGATGTTAACGGTGGTCTTAAATTTCTGAAAGGAACCAACAAGCTCGGTACGCTGAATCACAAATCTTCTACGGTTAAGGCGTTTTCAAGCCTTCTTGAACTGGATAACCCCGAAGATTATGAAGAATACAAAACTGATATCGGGCCTGGTGATATCGTATTTCACCATGCAGATACGGTACACTATGCAGACGATAATAAGTCGGAGCATCACAGACGCTCACTTTCTTTAAGATTTAATGGCGTATCAGCCAAAATCGATCCGAAAATCCGCGAGCAATACAAGAAAAATTACAAAGTAAACCGCGAACGGGAACTGGAAGAAACAAACTAA
- the pseG gene encoding UDP-2,4-diacetamido-2,4,6-trideoxy-beta-L-altropyranose hydrolase, giving the protein MKSDLFIRTDGSTQTGLGHLVRCISLSNILEDQFTITFVCREINRQIEDELDQLGISLIKIDDEEKFFDYLHPDCTVVLDGYSFDSAYQREIKNRGCALACIDDLHDREFFADLIINHAPGIKQDDYKAQPYTHFGLGPDFVLLRPPFLEAASQVNLRTRNKHEHILICFGGSDSENLTVRALNVVFNFNQFKKITIITGSAYNYADELLRTIENQKRVMHYHALNGGEMAAAFLESDIAIVPSSGILFEALATGNIAISGTYVNNQKEVYAGFKELNAIIDAGEFGEDEIHGAIQQIGDKKLNKEVIDGKSPDRIRTLFQTIKRD; this is encoded by the coding sequence ATGAAGTCTGATCTCTTTATTCGAACAGATGGCTCTACACAAACAGGGTTGGGCCATTTGGTTCGATGCATTTCATTAAGCAATATTTTAGAAGATCAGTTTACTATTACATTTGTCTGCAGGGAGATAAACAGGCAAATAGAAGACGAACTGGATCAGCTGGGGATTTCTTTAATCAAAATTGATGATGAGGAGAAGTTCTTTGATTATTTACATCCCGATTGCACCGTTGTATTGGATGGCTATTCTTTTGATTCGGCCTATCAACGGGAAATAAAGAATCGGGGATGCGCGCTTGCCTGTATTGATGATTTACACGACAGGGAGTTTTTTGCCGATCTGATCATTAATCACGCTCCTGGAATCAAACAGGATGATTATAAAGCCCAGCCATATACGCATTTTGGATTGGGGCCGGATTTTGTCCTTCTGCGTCCGCCTTTTCTCGAAGCTGCATCACAAGTTAATCTCAGAACCCGAAACAAGCACGAACACATTCTGATTTGTTTTGGGGGATCAGATAGCGAGAATTTGACTGTTCGGGCACTAAATGTCGTGTTTAATTTTAATCAGTTTAAAAAAATAACTATCATCACAGGTTCTGCTTATAATTATGCAGACGAACTATTACGAACGATAGAAAATCAAAAAAGAGTAATGCATTATCATGCATTGAATGGTGGGGAAATGGCAGCGGCTTTTTTAGAATCGGATATAGCTATTGTGCCCTCCAGCGGTATTTTATTTGAAGCATTGGCTACCGGAAATATTGCAATTTCCGGCACATACGTAAACAATCAGAAAGAAGTGTATGCCGGGTTTAAGGAGCTGAATGCAATTATTGATGCCGGTGAATTCGGAGAAGATGAAATACACGGTGCCATCCAACAGATTGGCGATAAGAAACTTAATAAAGAAGTTATTGACGGAAAAAGTCCGGATAGAATTCGAACTCTATTTCAAACCATAAAAAGGGACTAA
- a CDS encoding carbamoyltransferase family protein, protein MTILGIANDETASACLVQNGKLVAAASEERFTRVKIDNSWPTQSINYCLDFGNTSLEEIDYIAYGWSAGFNAETHLLEYFDRIVYEAQNNPGGLGIFRERIETEIEQDRKKRDEFWAFVDEHGLRDKAVSYDHHESHAYSAYSYSPFENALVVTCDGRGDFMSFSVGNFSPDKVDFLYRGSSVDSLGFFYGRITGLLGFRPHRHEGKVTGLAAHGNAEKLLPKMREMIYVKDGQIYAQSGDFFRPFYTNYSDPLKKLIDDHTREDVAAAAQVHLEQCVTEIVTHYVKQTGAEYVCLSGGVFANVRANQCIMEIPGVKNIFVQPQMGDGGLCVGAAAKVLYDQGIHKVEMENVYLGPEYSSEEIEKALKSTDDIVFEKLDDPTDAAVEAIENNEVIGWFNGRMEFGPRALCNRSIVYHCHDTTVNDWLNERMDRTEFMPFAPVTLEEVAEKCYIGWKEDHIASRYMTVTYNCYDEMADNCPATVHIDGTARPQIVKESNNPAMYKLLKAYYEKTGGLSLINTSFNRHEEPIVNRPEEAIEALSQGIVDVLVIGSFVARKK, encoded by the coding sequence ATGACGATTTTAGGAATTGCAAACGATGAAACGGCAAGTGCCTGTTTGGTTCAGAACGGCAAACTTGTAGCCGCAGCCAGCGAAGAGCGGTTTACCAGGGTTAAAATAGATAATTCATGGCCAACACAATCCATTAACTATTGTCTGGATTTTGGCAATACTTCGCTCGAAGAAATTGATTACATCGCTTACGGGTGGAGTGCCGGCTTTAATGCAGAAACGCATCTTCTCGAATATTTTGACCGCATTGTGTACGAGGCTCAGAATAACCCGGGCGGCCTCGGTATTTTCCGCGAACGGATTGAAACCGAGATTGAGCAGGATCGAAAAAAGCGGGATGAATTTTGGGCGTTTGTGGATGAACATGGCTTGAGAGATAAAGCCGTTTCGTACGATCACCACGAGAGCCATGCCTATTCTGCATATTCTTATTCTCCGTTTGAGAATGCGCTTGTTGTCACTTGTGACGGAAGAGGCGATTTTATGTCGTTTTCTGTTGGAAATTTTTCTCCCGATAAAGTGGATTTCCTGTACCGCGGCAGCAGTGTGGACAGCTTAGGGTTTTTCTATGGGAGAATTACCGGCCTATTAGGATTTCGTCCTCACCGCCATGAAGGAAAAGTAACAGGACTTGCAGCACATGGAAATGCTGAAAAACTGCTTCCGAAAATGCGCGAAATGATCTACGTAAAAGACGGACAGATTTATGCGCAGTCCGGCGATTTCTTCCGGCCATTCTACACTAATTATTCAGATCCGCTTAAGAAACTGATTGATGATCATACTCGGGAAGATGTTGCCGCCGCAGCCCAGGTGCATCTCGAACAATGTGTCACAGAAATTGTGACTCATTACGTGAAGCAAACCGGCGCCGAATACGTCTGTTTGAGCGGGGGCGTTTTTGCGAATGTTCGGGCCAATCAGTGTATTATGGAAATTCCCGGGGTGAAGAATATTTTTGTACAGCCCCAAATGGGAGATGGAGGCTTGTGTGTAGGAGCTGCGGCTAAAGTTCTGTACGATCAGGGAATCCACAAAGTAGAGATGGAAAACGTCTATCTTGGCCCGGAATACTCATCCGAAGAAATTGAAAAAGCGCTCAAATCCACTGACGACATTGTTTTTGAGAAGTTGGATGATCCCACTGATGCAGCAGTAGAAGCCATTGAAAATAATGAGGTTATTGGTTGGTTTAACGGGCGAATGGAGTTTGGGCCGCGCGCGCTTTGCAATCGAAGTATCGTTTATCATTGTCACGATACCACGGTTAACGACTGGCTGAACGAACGCATGGACCGAACGGAGTTTATGCCGTTTGCCCCGGTTACGCTCGAAGAAGTAGCCGAAAAATGTTACATCGGCTGGAAAGAAGATCACATTGCGAGCCGGTATATGACCGTGACTTATAATTGTTATGATGAAATGGCTGATAATTGCCCGGCTACTGTTCATATTGACGGCACCGCGCGTCCGCAGATTGTGAAGGAATCCAATAATCCTGCGATGTATAAACTCCTGAAAGCTTACTATGAAAAAACCGGTGGTCTGTCCCTGATTAATACATCATTTAACCGGCATGAAGAACCTATAGTAAACCGGCCGGAAGAGGCTATTGAGGCACTATCACAGGGTATTGTTGACGTGTTGGTGATCGGGTCTTTTGTAGCAAGAAAGAAGTAA
- the pseI gene encoding pseudaminic acid synthase, translated as MKTLKDIQLGDNNIIGTSHRPFIIAEMSGNHNQSLERALEIVEEAARAGAHAIKLQTYTADTMTIDETGGLFSIDDEDSLWYGKNLYELYELAHTPWDWHKPIFKKARELGLMPFSTPFDDTSVDFLEELGVSAYKIASFENTDWTLLKKVAQTGKPVIMSTGAANLSDIDEAVRVLRSNGCEDLVLLKCTSTYPATPENTNLVTIPSMRDIFNCHIGLSDHTLGIGAAVASVALGASVIEKHFTLSRADGGVDAAFSIEPDEMKALVEESERAFLALGDVQFGIQKAEEKSLRYKRSIYVVEDIAKGEELTKDNIRVIRPGDGLKPKFYEQVLGKKSSSDIKRGTPLSWELL; from the coding sequence ATGAAAACGTTGAAGGATATTCAGCTTGGTGATAACAATATAATCGGCACATCACATCGGCCTTTTATTATTGCTGAAATGAGCGGGAATCACAATCAGTCGCTGGAAAGAGCTTTGGAAATTGTGGAGGAAGCGGCCAGGGCGGGTGCTCACGCGATTAAGCTGCAAACCTACACCGCCGACACAATGACCATTGACGAAACCGGCGGATTATTCAGTATTGATGACGAGGATTCCCTCTGGTATGGAAAAAATTTATATGAACTATATGAGCTTGCTCATACTCCGTGGGACTGGCACAAACCCATTTTCAAAAAAGCCCGGGAGTTGGGATTGATGCCTTTCAGTACTCCATTTGATGATACTTCAGTAGATTTTCTGGAGGAACTTGGAGTGTCGGCTTACAAAATTGCTTCTTTTGAAAATACCGACTGGACTCTCCTCAAAAAAGTAGCCCAAACAGGAAAACCGGTTATCATGTCTACCGGGGCAGCCAATCTTTCTGATATTGATGAAGCCGTCAGAGTTTTGCGATCAAACGGTTGCGAAGATCTGGTTCTTTTGAAATGTACCAGTACCTATCCTGCAACCCCGGAGAATACAAATCTTGTGACCATTCCAAGTATGCGGGATATTTTTAATTGCCATATAGGGCTGTCCGATCATACGCTTGGAATTGGAGCCGCTGTTGCGTCGGTTGCCTTGGGAGCCAGCGTAATCGAAAAGCATTTTACTCTCAGCCGGGCCGATGGTGGAGTAGATGCTGCATTTTCCATCGAACCGGATGAAATGAAAGCCTTGGTAGAAGAATCAGAAAGGGCATTTCTGGCATTGGGCGATGTGCAGTTTGGAATCCAAAAAGCAGAAGAGAAAAGCCTTCGTTATAAACGATCCATCTATGTGGTTGAAGACATTGCTAAAGGTGAGGAATTAACGAAAGACAATATTCGTGTAATTCGCCCCGGCGATGGCCTGAAACCCAAATTCTATGAACAGGTATTGGGCAAGAAATCCTCAAGTGATATAAAAAGAGGGACACCTTTGAGCTGGGAATTGTTGTAA
- a CDS encoding PIG-L deacetylase family protein, giving the protein MVVVAHPDDELLGLGATMHKLIHLAAVQVHVVILGEGLTSRSDKRDVEKWQADLAKHRNDIKEAQKEIGYHSVSIHDFPDNRFDTVALLDLIKVVEKEKSDFQPEIIFTHHGGDVNIDHQRTFEAVITACRPMKDEVTKTIITFETPSGTEWRASTDPRHFIPNWYMAVSEADIDAKIKGMERYRFEKREYPHPRSPEALKIHAKNVGVTVGCEYAEQFCLVRSIQS; this is encoded by the coding sequence ATGGTCGTAGTAGCTCACCCAGATGATGAGCTACTTGGATTGGGAGCCACCATGCATAAGCTTATCCATTTGGCAGCAGTTCAGGTACATGTAGTTATTTTAGGAGAAGGCCTGACCTCACGTTCTGACAAACGCGACGTTGAAAAATGGCAAGCCGATCTTGCGAAGCATAGAAATGATATTAAAGAAGCTCAGAAAGAGATTGGCTATCATTCTGTTTCCATTCATGATTTTCCCGATAACCGATTTGATACGGTAGCCTTGCTTGATCTGATCAAAGTTGTTGAAAAAGAGAAATCCGATTTTCAGCCCGAAATTATTTTCACTCACCACGGCGGTGATGTAAACATTGATCACCAGCGGACATTTGAAGCGGTGATTACGGCTTGCAGGCCAATGAAAGATGAGGTTACAAAAACCATCATCACTTTTGAAACACCCTCCGGCACAGAATGGAGAGCGTCTACAGATCCGAGACATTTTATTCCAAATTGGTATATGGCAGTATCTGAAGCCGATATTGATGCGAAAATCAAGGGAATGGAAAGATATCGGTTTGAGAAACGTGAATATCCTCACCCACGCTCACCAGAGGCATTGAAAATTCATGCAAAGAATGTGGGCGTTACCGTGGGCTGTGAATATGCCGAGCAGTTTTGTCTTGTACGGAGCATTCAATCGTAG